A section of the Rhizobium sp. Pop5 genome encodes:
- the glgB gene encoding 1,4-alpha-glucan branching protein GlgB, translated as MKTPKTVPEVKLSWEISADEIKAILAGSHSNPFAVLGVHQAGDAFVTRCFIPGAEEVTAMTLDGSVIGELKQLHGDGFFAGPVSLTKLQPVRYRARRGDGEWAVTDPYSFGPVLGPMDDYYAREGSHLRLFDKMGAHLIKHDGAQGVHFAVWAPNAQRVSVVGDFNNWDGRRHVMRFRADSGIWEIFAPDVPLGVAYKFEIRGQDGVLLPLKADPFARRSELRPKTASIAAAELEQVWEDEAHLKHWRETDKRRQPISIYEVHAASWQRRQDGTMLSWDELASNLIPYCVDMGFTHIEFLPITEHPYDPSWGYQTTGLYAPTARFGEPEGFARFVNGCHKVGIGVILDWVPAHFPTDEHGLGWFDGTALYEHEDPRKGFHPDWNTAIYNFGRTEVVSYLVNNALYWAEKFHLDGLRVDAVASMLYLDYSRKHGEWIPNEYGGNENLEAVRFLQDLNIRIYGQHPNVMTIAEESTSWPKVSQPVHEGGLGFGFKWNMGFMHDTLSYMSRDPVHRRHHHNELTFGLLYAYSENFVLPLSHDEVVHGKGSLIAKMPGDDWQKFANLRAYYAYMWGYPGKKLLFMGQEFAQWSEWSEAKSLDWNLLQYRMHEGMRRLVRDLNFTYRSKPALHERDCEGDGFEWLVADDSENSVFAWLRKAPGQKPVAVITNFTPVYRENYSIRLPSEGRWREILNTDADIYGGSGKGNGGRVQAVNAGGEITCSITLPPLATIMLEPEN; from the coding sequence ATGAAAACGCCGAAAACAGTCCCTGAAGTAAAGCTTTCCTGGGAAATTTCGGCAGATGAAATCAAGGCGATCCTTGCCGGCTCGCATTCCAATCCCTTTGCCGTCCTAGGTGTGCACCAGGCCGGCGACGCTTTCGTCACCCGGTGCTTCATTCCCGGCGCCGAAGAAGTAACCGCCATGACGCTCGACGGCAGCGTCATCGGCGAACTGAAGCAGCTCCATGGCGACGGCTTCTTCGCCGGACCGGTTTCGCTGACCAAGCTCCAGCCGGTGCGTTACCGCGCCCGGCGCGGCGATGGCGAATGGGCGGTGACCGATCCCTACAGCTTCGGTCCGGTGCTCGGACCGATGGATGACTATTACGCCCGCGAAGGCTCGCATCTGCGCCTGTTCGACAAGATGGGCGCCCACCTCATCAAGCATGACGGCGCCCAGGGCGTCCACTTCGCCGTCTGGGCGCCGAATGCGCAGCGCGTCTCCGTCGTCGGCGATTTCAACAATTGGGACGGCCGTCGCCACGTTATGCGCTTTCGCGCCGACAGCGGCATCTGGGAGATTTTCGCCCCCGATGTACCGCTCGGCGTTGCCTATAAGTTCGAGATCCGCGGCCAGGACGGCGTCCTGCTGCCGCTGAAGGCCGATCCCTTCGCCCGCCGCAGCGAGCTCAGGCCGAAAACCGCTTCCATCGCCGCCGCCGAGCTGGAGCAGGTCTGGGAGGATGAAGCCCATCTGAAGCACTGGCGCGAAACCGACAAGCGCCGCCAGCCGATCTCGATCTACGAGGTGCATGCCGCCTCCTGGCAGCGCCGGCAGGACGGCACCATGCTCTCCTGGGACGAACTCGCCTCGAACCTCATCCCCTATTGCGTCGACATGGGCTTCACCCATATCGAATTCCTGCCGATCACCGAGCATCCCTACGATCCCTCCTGGGGCTATCAGACGACCGGCCTTTACGCCCCGACGGCCCGCTTCGGCGAGCCGGAGGGTTTTGCCCGTTTCGTCAATGGCTGCCACAAGGTCGGCATCGGCGTCATTCTCGATTGGGTACCGGCGCATTTCCCGACCGACGAACATGGTCTCGGCTGGTTCGATGGCACGGCGCTCTATGAGCACGAAGACCCGCGCAAGGGCTTCCACCCCGACTGGAACACGGCGATCTATAATTTCGGCCGCACCGAGGTCGTCTCCTATCTCGTCAACAATGCCCTCTACTGGGCGGAGAAATTCCATCTCGACGGCCTGCGTGTCGATGCCGTCGCCTCGATGCTCTACCTCGATTATTCCCGCAAACACGGCGAATGGATCCCGAACGAATATGGCGGCAACGAGAACCTCGAAGCCGTCCGCTTCTTGCAGGATCTCAACATCCGCATCTACGGCCAGCACCCTAATGTCATGACCATCGCCGAGGAATCGACCTCATGGCCGAAGGTCTCCCAGCCCGTGCACGAAGGCGGCCTCGGCTTCGGCTTCAAGTGGAACATGGGCTTCATGCACGACACGCTGAGCTACATGAGCCGCGATCCCGTGCACCGCAGGCACCATCACAACGAGCTCACCTTCGGCCTGCTCTACGCCTATTCGGAGAATTTCGTGCTGCCGCTGTCGCATGACGAGGTCGTCCACGGAAAAGGCTCGCTGATTGCCAAGATGCCCGGCGACGACTGGCAGAAATTCGCCAATCTGCGCGCTTATTATGCCTATATGTGGGGCTATCCCGGCAAGAAATTGCTGTTCATGGGCCAGGAATTCGCCCAATGGAGCGAATGGAGCGAAGCGAAGTCGCTTGACTGGAACCTGCTTCAGTACCGTATGCACGAGGGCATGCGCCGCCTGGTGCGCGACCTCAACTTCACCTATCGCAGCAAACCGGCGCTGCATGAGCGCGACTGCGAGGGTGACGGCTTCGAATGGCTGGTGGCCGACGACAGCGAGAATTCAGTCTTTGCCTGGTTGCGCAAGGCGCCCGGCCAGAAGCCCGTCGCCGTCATCACCAATTTCACCCCTGTTTACCGCGAGAACTATTCGATCCGCCTGCCGTCCGAAGGCCGCTGGCGGGAGATACTGAATACCGATGCCGATATTTACGGCGGCAGCGGCAAGGGCAATGGCGGGCGCGTGCAGGCCGTCAATGCCGGCGGCGAAATCACCTGCTCGATTACGCTGCCGCCTTTGGCAACGATCATGCTTGAACCTGAAAATTAA